In a genomic window of Lagopus muta isolate bLagMut1 chromosome 2, bLagMut1 primary, whole genome shotgun sequence:
- the MRPS10 gene encoding 28S ribosomal protein S10, mitochondrial → MAARCLWRRLCQGSSFPVNYASRVMQKQCFLPNFDLVGGRFSGSHVHTQEQKTNPLVSISDEPEILYRRLSLLVKGHDKAVLDSYEYFAVLAAKELGITVEKVHRPPKKIERLTLLKSVHIYKKHRVQYEMRTHYTCLELKHLTGSTAAVYLEYVERNLPEGVAMEVKKTKIEKIPEHIQEPVWDSLPQVEETEVKS, encoded by the exons ATGGCGGCGCGGTGCTTGTGGAGGAGGCTTTGCCAG GGATCATCTTTTCCTGTCAACTATGCAAGCAGAGTTATgcaaaagcaatgttttcttcC AAACTTTGACTTGGTGGGAGGACGATTCTCTGGATCCCATGTTCATACACAGGAACAGAAGACTAATCCTCTG GTGTCTATTTCAGATGAACCAGAAATACTGTACCGGAGACTGTCCCTTTTGGTTAAAGGCCACGATAAAGCTGTGTTGGACAGCTACGAGTATTTTGCTGTGCTTGCAGCTAAAGAACTTGGCATCACTGTTGAAAAAGT ACATAGACCTCCAAAGAAGATAGAACGACTTACGCTTTTAAAATCTGTGCACATTTACAAGAAGCACAGAGTTCAGTATGAAATGAGAACACATTACACCTGTTTGGAG TTAAAACACCTAACGGGCAGTACTGCTGCAGTGTACTTAGAGTATGTTGAACGAAACCTACCTGAAGGGGTTGCCATGGAAGTAAAAAAG ACAAAGATAGAGAAAATACCTGAACACATCCAGGAGCCAGTTTGGGACTCTCTACCTCAagtagaagaaacagaagtcaaATCATGA